From a single Plasmodium coatneyi strain Hackeri chromosome 4, complete sequence genomic region:
- a CDS encoding Polyprenyl synthetase, producing MILLSRRKNIKEFLNYCKRKCLNSLLTNKNDDPIKDVLPWRRNGFLSDSGKDSNRLVDLLKEYPIKLTGNYIKNKISSDIHKIAFDTSGIGNTIYSENMYNEILLCMNVLKYEDEQVEKELASLQDYFKNIKSGIDPYILCENKIKNIDEHIYNIIKTDYNNLDEFITYIYHYQGKKFRVILSILLKSILYHVDNVSSKNNFKFRNIQRNYSKSVKSTNSANNIIAKKKLAIINYASNNISEKKIVENQCRIIAASEIIHMGSLLHDDVIDDSNNRRGALALHKKYGNKISILSGDFLLARASSVFASIGCPQICKRFAYVVESLIKGELLQTNLKFNNIEDALKTYFIKTYHKTASLFSHLFACMAILSFKNEKIIDLCFNLGLHIGMAFQLYDDYLDYKPDKKTNKPILNDLNNSIKTAPFLFSYNYNPDTVLSLINKKTLSDTDISNILFYIHSTNSLKKNELCSLLHIKRAADILISIISYCRTAKNAEKASSQRNDINQSREALINLVLNILSRSAK from the coding sequence ATGATCCTCCTCagcaggagaaaaaacattAAGGAGTTCCTGAACTActgcaaaagaaaatgccTCAACTCACTACTAACCAACAAAAATGATGACCCAATTAAAGACGTCCTTCCGTGGAGAAGGAACGGCTTCCTTTCGGATAGTGGAAAAGACTCAAACCGCTTAGTGGATCTATTAAAAGAGTATCCCATAAAATTAACGGGgaattacataaaaaataaaatatcatCGGACATTCACAAAATAGCATTTGACACATCCGGAATTGGCAACACAATATACTcagaaaatatgtataacGAAATTTTACTATGTATGAATGTGCTCAAGTACGAAGACGAGCAGGTAGAGAAAGAGTTAGCATCCTTACAagattattttaaaaacataaaaagtgGAATAGATCCATATATACtttgtgaaaataaaataaaaaacatcgatgaacatatttataaCATCATCAAAACGGACTACAACAATCTGGACGAatttataacatatatataccactatcaggggaaaaaatttcgcGTCATTTTAAGCATTCTGTTGAAGAGCATACTATATCACGTGGACAATGTGTcctcaaaaaataattttaaatttcgAAACATCCAACGGAATTATTCCAAATCTGTGAAAAGTACCAATTCGGCAAATAACAttattgcgaaaaaaaaactagccATTATAAATTATGCAAGTAATAATatatctgaaaaaaaaattgtggaaaATCAGTGCAGAATTATTGCCGCGTCAGAAATTATTCACATGGGATCTCTCCTACATGATGATGTAATTGATGACTCAAATAACAGAAGGGGAGCTCTTgcattacataaaaaatatggaaataaaatatccATCCTCTCTGGGGATTTCCTACTGGCGCGTGCTAGTTCTGTCTTTGCAAGCATTGGGTGCCCTCAAATATGCAAACGATTTGCATACGTGGTGGAAAGCTTAATAAAAGGAGAATTACTACAAACCAATCTCAAATTCAATAACATTGAAGATGCGTTAAAAACTTATTTTATTAAGACATATCATAAGACcgcttctcttttttcccatttgtttgCCTGCATGGCAAtactttcttttaaaaatgaaaagatcATTGATCTCTGCTTTAATTTGGGACTCCACATAGGTATGGCATTTCAGTTATATGATGATTATTTAGATTACAAGCCTGATAAGAAGACCAACAAACCAATTCTGAACGATTTAAACAACAGCATAAAAACAGCACCCTTTCTATTTAGCTATAACTACAACCCTGATACTGTACTCTccttaataaataaaaagactCTCTCAGATACCGACATTAGCAACATcttattttatattcatAGCACAAATAGTCtcaaaaaaaacgaactcTGTTCTTTGCTACACATCAAGAGAGCAGCAGACATTTTGATCTCCATAATTTCCTACTGCAGGACGGCCAAAAATGCCGAAAAGGCCAGTTCGCAAAGGAATGACATCAACCAAAGTAGGGAAGCCCTAATTAACTTAGTGCTAAACATATTATCGCGCAGTGCCAAGTGA